One stretch of Parafrankia irregularis DNA includes these proteins:
- a CDS encoding enoyl-CoA hydratase-related protein: MGSRNFEIDIVDQVAWLVLSRPDELNTFQPEFWYEFPQALARLGADGAVRALVVASTGRHFTAGLDLAAFGSAELFADGEPARANLARRSLILRMQEALTALERLRVPVLAAVQGGCIGGGVDLITACDMRYATADAFFTVQETKIGIPADLGTLQRLPRVIPDGLARELVYTGRRLPADQALAAGLVNQVFPDRDAMLRGVGEIAAEIVANSPVAVWGSKELLLHARDHTVADGLAYTATWQGGAFQPGEVAESVQARFDKRAARYQDLPSVTTPEQAGR, from the coding sequence GTGGGTAGCCGAAACTTCGAGATCGACATCGTCGACCAGGTCGCCTGGCTGGTGCTCTCCCGGCCGGACGAGCTCAACACGTTCCAGCCGGAGTTCTGGTACGAGTTCCCGCAGGCGCTGGCCCGGCTCGGTGCGGACGGCGCCGTCCGCGCGCTCGTCGTGGCGTCCACCGGCCGGCATTTCACCGCGGGTCTGGACCTGGCCGCCTTCGGCAGCGCCGAGCTCTTCGCCGACGGTGAGCCGGCCCGGGCCAACCTCGCCCGCCGGTCGCTGATCCTGCGGATGCAGGAAGCCCTGACGGCCCTGGAACGGCTGCGGGTCCCCGTGCTGGCCGCGGTACAGGGCGGGTGCATCGGCGGTGGCGTCGACCTGATCACCGCCTGCGACATGAGGTACGCCACCGCGGACGCCTTCTTCACGGTCCAGGAGACCAAGATCGGAATTCCGGCGGATCTCGGGACGCTGCAGCGCCTGCCACGGGTCATCCCGGACGGCCTCGCCCGGGAGCTCGTCTACACCGGGCGCCGGCTGCCCGCCGATCAGGCCCTCGCCGCCGGTCTGGTGAACCAGGTGTTCCCGGACCGGGACGCGATGCTCCGCGGCGTCGGCGAGATCGCCGCGGAGATCGTCGCGAACAGCCCGGTCGCGGTGTGGGGCAGCAAGGAGCTGCTGCTGCACGCACGGGACCACACCGTCGCGGACGGGCTGGCCTACACCGCCACCTGGCAGGGCGGTGCCTTCCAGCCCGGCGAGGTGGCGGAGTCCGTCCAGGCCAGGTTTGACAAGCGGGCCGCGCGCTACCAGGACCTGCCCTCGGTCACCACGCCCGAACAGGCCGGCCGGTAG